In the genome of uncultured Celeribacter sp., the window TCCCGTTTTCCCAGGGAATCACGAAATCTTTCATTCTGCTGCCTCCTTCTGAGCGGTGTTGGGCGCGAATTCTTCGGGGAAATGGCGCAGCGCGGAGAGCACCGGATAGGGCGTGAAACCGCCCAGCGCACAGAGCGAGCCGTCAGTCATGACTTCGCAGAGATCTTCGAGCAGAGGGATCGCGCTGGCATCCCCCTCCTTGATCCGGTCGAGCGTTTCGACGCCCCGCACCGCGCCGATGCGACAGGGGGTACATTTGCCACAGCTTTCCACCGCGCAGAATTCCATCGCAAACCGCGCCATCGACAGCATATCCGCCGTGTCATCAAACACGACGATGCCCGCGTGACCGATGAGCGCCTTTTGCCCATCGAACTCTTCGTAGCCGAAGGGCGTGTCGAATTGATCCGTATGCAGATAAGCGCCCAAAGGCCCGCCGACTTGCACGGCTTTGACCGGACGCCCGGAGGCGGTGCCACCTGCGACCTCGTTGACCAACGTGCCGAGCGGCATGCCAAAGGCGGTCTCAAACAGCCCGCCGAATTTCACATTGCCCGCGATCTGGATCGGCATGGTGCCTTTCGAACGCCCGAGGCCGAAATTGGCGTAATGCTCGGCGCCCTTGGCGAAAATCACCGGCACGGTCGCCAGAGAAATCACGTTGTTCACCACGGTCGGACGGCCCAGAAAGCCCTCAAGCGCCGGGAGCGGCGGCTTGGCGCGGACCACGCCGCGTTTGCCTTCGAGCGAGTTGAGCAAGGACGTTTCCTCACCGCAGACATAGGCGCCCGCACCGACGCGGACCTCCATGTCAAAGACGCGGCCACAGCCCAACACATTGGGGCCCAGCACGCCTGCGGCCCGTGCAATTTCAATCGCTTGCTGCATCACGGCAACGGCATCCGGGTACTCAGACCGGGTGTAAACGTAGCCCTTCGTGGCACCACAGCCGAGGCCCGCAATGGTCATGCCTTCGATCAAGGTGAAGGGATCGCCCTCCATGATCATCCGGTCGGCAAAAGTGCCGCTGTCGCCCTCGTCGGCGTTACAGACGATGTATTTCTGCGGCGCATGCGCGAGGCGCACGGTGTCCCATTTGATGCCGGTCGGAAAGCCCGCGCCGCCACGACCGCGCAGGCCGGAGAGTTTCACCTCGTCGATGATCGCGTCTTGCGACATGCCAATCGCGCGCTTGAGGCCTTCGAGACCGCCATGCGCCTCGTAATCAGACAAAGACAGCGGATCGATCACCCCGCAGCGTTCAAAGGTCAGGCGGGTCTGGCGGGCGAAGAAGGGGATGTCCTCGACCTTGCCCAGCGTGTCGATCTGACCGTCGAGCAGAGCCGCGACATCATCCTCGGAAATCGGGCCGTAGGCCAGACGTTCACCGTCTTTTTCGATCTCGACCAAAGGCTCCAGCCAAATCATGCCACGGGTGCCATTGCGCACGATCTCTGCTTTGAGGCCGCGCGCGGCGATCTCTTGGATCAGTTTTGCGGCCACCTCATCGGCGCCGAGCGCCTTGGCGGCGCTGTCCATGGGGACGTAAATCTTCATGCCGAAACTCCAATGTTCTTGGCCGACAGCGCTTTTTCAACACGGGCCTCATCGGCGCGCGCGATCAACCTGTCGTCCAGCATCGCAGCGGGCGCACAGGCGCAAAGGCCCAAACAGTAGACCGGCTCCACCGTCACTTTGCCGTCCGGCGTGGTGCCGTGCCAATCGAGGCCGAGTTTCTCCAAAAGCCGTTCCGCCAAAGCCGTGCCGCCCATCGACTGACAGGCCTCAGCGCGGCAGATTTTCAACACATGTTTGCCAGCGGGCTTTTCGCGGAAATCGTGATAGAAGGAAATCACGCCCTTCAGTTCCGCGCGTGTGATCGTCAGCGCCTTGCAAAGGGGCGCATGCGCCGCCTCGGGAATCACTCCGAACTCCTCCTGCAACGCATGCAACATGGGCAAAAGCGGACCTTCGAGATGGGCGTGGGCAGAGATGATCTCCGCAATAGCCCCGTCATCTTGCGGGGAGCTGGCTGGCGTCATGGCTGACCTCTTCGGATACGACCGTATACATTTTCCCCATGAGAGCACGTGAGGTATTGCAAAATCAATATCATTAAACCGTTAAACGATAGTCAAAATCTATCAAACAAGATCCGACACGCGCCCCGCTTCGGCCAGCAAAGCGGCCAGAACCGGGGTGTTCGGATCGCGGTGCGGCGCAATCAGGCCAACACGATGCCCGACCTCGCCGCCGGTGAGCGGAATGAGGTCCAGCGGCTTCCCCTGTGTCAGGAACCGCGCGATGCCTTCTGGCAGGACGGTGACCCAGCCGCCGCTTTGCACATGGGCGATCAACACCACCGTGGAATTCGATTCGACGTCGACCTGCGGCACCACGCCAGAGGCGCCCAAGTTGCGGTCAATGATCCGCCGATTCTGCATCTCCGGCGACAAGAGACACATCGGCACCCCGTCGAGATCGCTCCAATCCACCGATTTTCGCCCCGCAAAGACGCCACCCTCGGCGCTCACCACCATATAGCGCTCTTCATAGAGCGGCACGGCGCTGACCCGGCCCAGAGGCTCGTTGTCGAGATAGGTGAGCCCGGCATCGGTATCGAGATCGTCCAGCATGGTGAGGATTTGCGACGAGGGCCGCGACAGGATGGTCAGTTTCACATTGGGATGTGCCGCGCTGAACACAGTTGAAATCCGCGCGGCCCAGGTGAGCGCCGTTGGGATCGCGGCAAGGCGCAGCTGGCCCGACAACCCGTGCCGGGTCGCGCGCATTTCATCGCGGAGCTGACGGCTGTCGGCGACGATCTTGCGCGCCCAAACCAGCGCCCGCTGCCCCTCCGGCGTCAATCCGCCGAAGCGGGAGCCACGAAAGATGAGCTGAACCCCCAATTGATCCTCAAGCTGCTTGATCCCCGCAGACAAGCTGGGCTGGGTGATGCCGAGAGCCTGTGCGGCACGACCGAAATGGCCCTCCTTGGCGACAGCGATGAACATTTCGAGCTTGTTGAGCATGGCGAAAACCTGATCGAGACGATGCGTTACGATAGATATATCATATCGACTGTGGAGAGGTCATCTCCCCTCTTGGCGCGACCTTTCAGGACCGCTAAGACTGGCCTCCCGACAGGAGGACCAGATTTGAGCACGCCCACCGATCCGCAAACATCTGCGCGCATTTCGCGTACCATCGCCACCGACATCGCCGCCTCCACGGCGCAGGTCACCGCAGCCATCGGGCTTTTGGACGAGGGCGCGACCGTGCCCTTCATCGCACGCTACCGCAAAGAGGTGACGGGCGGTTTGGACGACACGCAATTGCGTTTGCTCAACGACCGTCTGTCTTACTTGCGCGAATTAGAAGCGCGGCGGGGGACGATCCTGAAATCCATCGAGGAGCAGGGCAAGCTGACCGACGATCTGAAACGCGCCATCGCAGGCGCGGAAAGCAAATCGACGCTCGAAGACATCTACCTGCCCTACAAACCGAAGCGCCGCACCAAAGCGATGATCGCGCGTGAGAACGGGTTGGAGCCTTTGCTGG includes:
- a CDS encoding NADH-quinone oxidoreductase subunit NuoF — encoded protein: MKIYVPMDSAAKALGADEVAAKLIQEIAARGLKAEIVRNGTRGMIWLEPLVEIEKDGERLAYGPISEDDVAALLDGQIDTLGKVEDIPFFARQTRLTFERCGVIDPLSLSDYEAHGGLEGLKRAIGMSQDAIIDEVKLSGLRGRGGAGFPTGIKWDTVRLAHAPQKYIVCNADEGDSGTFADRMIMEGDPFTLIEGMTIAGLGCGATKGYVYTRSEYPDAVAVMQQAIEIARAAGVLGPNVLGCGRVFDMEVRVGAGAYVCGEETSLLNSLEGKRGVVRAKPPLPALEGFLGRPTVVNNVISLATVPVIFAKGAEHYANFGLGRSKGTMPIQIAGNVKFGGLFETAFGMPLGTLVNEVAGGTASGRPVKAVQVGGPLGAYLHTDQFDTPFGYEEFDGQKALIGHAGIVVFDDTADMLSMARFAMEFCAVESCGKCTPCRIGAVRGVETLDRIKEGDASAIPLLEDLCEVMTDGSLCALGGFTPYPVLSALRHFPEEFAPNTAQKEAAE
- a CDS encoding formate dehydrogenase subunit gamma, coding for MTPASSPQDDGAIAEIISAHAHLEGPLLPMLHALQEEFGVIPEAAHAPLCKALTITRAELKGVISFYHDFREKPAGKHVLKICRAEACQSMGGTALAERLLEKLGLDWHGTTPDGKVTVEPVYCLGLCACAPAAMLDDRLIARADEARVEKALSAKNIGVSA
- a CDS encoding LysR family transcriptional regulator, with product MLNKLEMFIAVAKEGHFGRAAQALGITQPSLSAGIKQLEDQLGVQLIFRGSRFGGLTPEGQRALVWARKIVADSRQLRDEMRATRHGLSGQLRLAAIPTALTWAARISTVFSAAHPNVKLTILSRPSSQILTMLDDLDTDAGLTYLDNEPLGRVSAVPLYEERYMVVSAEGGVFAGRKSVDWSDLDGVPMCLLSPEMQNRRIIDRNLGASGVVPQVDVESNSTVVLIAHVQSGGWVTVLPEGIARFLTQGKPLDLIPLTGGEVGHRVGLIAPHRDPNTPVLAALLAEAGRVSDLV